The Muntiacus reevesi chromosome 5, mMunRee1.1, whole genome shotgun sequence genome segment CACCCTTATTGACCTGTGCAATCCAACAGGCAAATCTATACATCCATTCAAACTTCATTTTTCCATATAGAAGAGATTTTTCCTAAAGAGACTCTTATAAATCAAAAGTATTGTCACTGCATTTCATGTATTGCtgcttcacaaaaaaaaaaaaaaaaaaattaaccccctacaattttcttttgaaacaaaAGGCAACCCTACCCCTTATACGTAAAAATATTAGACTGTGGATGCACAAACTTAGGCTGTACTTCCACCCTTTACTGTAAGGTGTGTTAGCTAGGTACCAGCAGAAAAACAGAGTAACTGAAAAATATAACAAGGGAACTATTTGCAGGGGTGTACACAAAAGGTGATTTGGAGAGACCACCAAAGGGAGATAGAGCTCCCCAGACTAGCAACAGCCAGGAGAGATTGCAGCCCCTTGGCATGAAGAGACAAAGGAGGGAGCAGTTACTGTAAGCAAATAGGAAACAGGGCACTCAGTTCCCGACACTGTAGCCCAGCTGGAAGAAATTCTAGGAAATAAGTATTACAAATATCACACTCCTCTCATCTTCTGATTTTCTCTGCTGATGCTACCATTGCCTAACCCAACCAGAAACCAGGGGCCAAGGAGCCCAATGATGGAACCGTTAGAGAATGCCTCCCAGTGCTTGGAGTCAGGTACCAGAAAGTTATCTAAAGGGTCAACAGAAAGCAGTACCATAACAGTCAGTGACCATTTCCTCTGTCACTGGCTGCCGTGTGGTGCTGACTAAATAACACTAGGTTTTCTATGGTTCTGAAATAGTCTCCAAATCCTCAGCTGACCACCCTGAGTGGCAGATTTCTCCACTCTTGCTTTAAAAGCACAATTTGAAAACAAGGAAATGATTGTGTGTGAAATATTTCCCAAATCCTGTCCTTTGTCACGCTGACATATTCTTTGAGGTCTTTCACGCACTCTGGCCAAATCCATTGAAGTCCAACTGGCCAAAGCTCCACGTCGCTATCTCAGGAGGTACCGTGTGTGCTGCTGTCCGGGTTCTAGCACACTTCCCCACACACTCTGCAGAATTCTTCAAGAATCTGTCTGGTCATTCAGCCAAGACCATCTCAACAAAGTGTTATGCCTCCTACCTTCATGTGAAAAtgtgatatttatttaaaattagccCTTGAAAAGTTGCCTGAAATTTCTGTAGACAAAACCAGACTTTCATGTCCTAGACCAACTCACACTTGAAATTAAACCTTCTAGGGCAGCtgagggagaaagaaagtgaacagtaatggaaagaaatcagtattaaaaagcaagagcTTGGATTCTAGTCAAGTTCAGCTGCTGagtagctgagtgaccttggggaagttacCTAAGCCTGAATCTGTTCTCAGAAATAAGACAGAACTTAACTAAATaattcttgaaagtgaaaaatgaaagttttagtcactcagtcatgttgactctttgcaaccccagggactgtagccctccaggcccctcagtctatggaattcttcaggcaagaacactagagtgggtatccattcccttctccagggaatcttcctgacccagggatcaaacccaggtctcctgaattgcaggtagattctttaccgtctgaaccaccagcaaaGCTCCAATGATCCTTAAGACCCACTAAATGTGAGTACCCTCTAGTTTTAACAGTCTTCTTAAGTTAAAGGGCTCTTAAAGGCGGAAAGACAAACTTGTTGAGAAGGGTTTCAAATTTCCTCCATGTAGTCAATGGAACTTGAATCATCTATGGAAGGAAAAATCCCCCTTTCCTAAATATTGCCCCCTTCTCAGGAGAACAATACTTTGCTTAAAGTTTTCTTCAGAGCACTTTTGACATCCTTATTCCTCAGGCTATAGATTAAGGGGTTGAGCATGGGCACCACAATGGTATAGAACAAGGAGGACACTTTCCCCTGGTTCATGGGTAAAAGAGAAGATGGTTTGAGGTACATGAATGCCCCCGacccaaagaaaagagaaactgcaATAATGTGGGAGCTACAGGTGCTGAATGCtttggacctgccctcagtggaATGAATATggagaatgctggagaggatgaggGCATAAGAAATGAAGATGGTAACTGTAGGCACACCAATATCAGTGCCCACAACAATGAACACCACCAGCTCATTCACATGTGTGCTGGTGCAAGAGAGCTCAAGAAGGGGAAGGATGTCACACATGTAGTGGTCAACAAGATTGCTGGCACAGAAGGTCAGTCTCACCATGCATGCTGTGTGGGCCATGGCCCCAACAAACCCCATCACATAGACACCCAACAAAAGAAGTAAACAGATCTGGGGAGACATGGTGGCCATGTACACCAGTGGGTTACAGATGGCAACATAGCGATCATATGCCATCGCTGACAGGATGAAGGACTCAGAgatgacaaagaaaagaaagaagaaaagctgagTCATACACCCTGCGTAGGAAATGATGTTCTTCTTTGAGACAAAACTCATCAGCATTTTGGGAGTGATAACAGTGGAATAGCAGAAATCTATGAAGGATAAGTTatagaggaaaaagtacatgggggtgtgcaggTGAGAGTTGAGTCCAATCAGAGTTATCAAGCCCAGGTTCCCCACCACAGTGACCACGTAGAAACCTAGAAACAGGAAGAAGAGCGGGATCTGGAGTTCTGGCTGGCCGGTTAAGCCTGCGAGGATGAACTCTGTCACAGAAGAGTTCTCAGCTACCGATCTCATTTCAGGCATTCTGTGGAAACAAAGGAGAAGGGTCACTTAGAAGGAGAGAGAGCAGTGCTGCCCTCCCTGTCACCTCCCAGTTCTTTAGAATTAGATGCACACTTGGATATtttggaatcccgtggacagaggagcctagtgggctgcagtcctcgggagctcaaagagtcaaacacgactgagcaactaacactttcatttggaTATTTTGGACTTCAGCAGAAAGGCCTTTCCGGAAACTGTGGGTTTTGTTCCCATGACCCTCTAGTGTCTCTGGAGCGCCCTCTGGAGGACGAACCCGACTCTCGGCGGACGGCCACTGTTGCTGGGAAGAAAGGACCTAAGGATGCACTGAAGAATCTCCGGGATCTTTACTTCAGTAAACTTCAGTCTATTTATCATGCCCTTCCAACTCCAGTCTGCTCAGGTTTACAGTAACTGGGGTCATTTTCTGGGAAGAGTCCTCTAAAAGGATAGAGCCAGTCCAACCATGCCAGGGTCCACCTCACGGTCAACGTGGACAGACTGGAGGTAAGATCTGCGTGCGCGCACgcccagtcactaagtcgtgtccgactctcgtgaccccgtggactgcagcctgccaggcttctctgtccatggggtttcccaggcaagaatactggagtgggttgccgtttcctcctccagcggatcttcccgacccagggactgaacctgcatctcctgcattgaaaggcaggttcttaacaCGCAGGGAAGATCAGAAAAGGGAGATGGTCCTTCCCAAAGCCTTGACCACCCGAGAGTGGGGACTTAGGAAAAGTTCAGCCCAGATTCAgtcactcacctctttcagccTGCAGTTCCGTCCGTTGTCCCTCTCAGTCCAACGCTTGCCCTCCGTTGTTCAGACAGACAAATGGTGTAGTGCTAACACAAGCGAATGAACTAAGAGTTACCCCTTAACTCTCTGTTCTATTTGGGGGATCAGAGCTTGCACTGACTCCAAAATTTTCCTGACGTGATATCTGATTGAGACTTTGCCCGAAGGCTTTTTTCCATCTTTCAGAAGGGATACCGGATCGTTGCCTGTAATCAGTGCCGGTTAGTGACAGGAGACTGAGCCGGTTTTATTCTGGGTTTAGAGATCTGGGGACCTGATTAGAGGTGCTGGTAGAAAGCCAGAGGTTCCCCCAGGACCACAGCCCTAAAAATTAACTCTTAAAATAAGGAACTTTTGCTTATACCCAGGATAATATTTGATTGGGGTTTTAGAAACATTATTTGTCCAATTAACATCCACTCAGTAAAATGTAAACTAATAActtacatttattgagcacttattgtgTGTATATCCCCAACAGTCTTCCTCTATTAGCACTTATATGCTGACCCCACCACGCCATATGTCaaagcattttatatataatactttagtttcattctcccccaaatcctaTGAACTAAGTCTTATCACtcccattttagaaatgaagtaTTTTACTAAATGTTACAAAGGTCATGTGAAATCTAAGTCCATTTAACTACAAGCCTGATATTTTTAACAATTTCACTTAATATCTCCCTATGGGAGATAACTAAATGTATAAATCCTTACCCTCAAGGCTCTGACGTTCTTTTGGAAAAGATAAGAGAATATATCTGACTAAATAGGCAAAAAATAGTaagaagtaaataatttaaagtattaGTAAAAgtaataaggaaataataaaatattatttattaaaaataaaatgcatctcAATAAGTAgcactaggaaaactggacagctacatgtaaatgaatgaaattagaatacttcttaacaccatacacaaaaataaattcaaaatgggttaaagacctaaatgtttaaggccagacactataaaacttttagaggaaagcataggcagattACTTTGACATAATTtcaatccacctcctagagtaatgaaaataaaaacaaaaataaacaaatgggatctaattaaactgaaaagtttCTGCAAAGCAAAGGAACCTGTCCTCTTTTCCTAACTCCCCTCTCTCGTGACATTCCTCTGTGTCCCATCTCTTAGAGTCTTCTTGAGCTCAGTGACAGCTAATTcacattttgttatttattagcTAAGTCTTTagggccctatggactgtagcccaccaggctcctctgtccctgtattctccaggcaagaatactggagagggtttccatttcctcctccaggggatcttcccaacccaggggtcgaacccacaatTCCTaccatggctcctgcattgcagagattctttaccgctaagccattagggaagcccagttCACACTTTGAGGCCCCATAGATTTGAAGCAATACTAAAagtcatcttttagtattttttagattttttagaaaaaaaatcctcttttcaCAAACCTAACTATACAATTGAATTAGATAACAATGTGCTTATTAAATGTACATTCCTTGCTGCTCTAATCCAGACATATAAATCAGAATCTCCAGGAGTAGGTCTTTATAATTGGTTTTCCCTTATAAATCTCCCCTGGTGATCTGAATATTTGGCCAGGTTTGGGATACACTGATCTAATTCTCCTACCTGTGTCTTCCAGACAGGAAAATTGAGGCCCAGTCAATTACAGAATTGGTTGGTGTTGGAATGTGGAATAAATCACGGGTCTCTAACCTCCACAGTTGAAGGGGGCCTATAGCTTATCCAAAAGAAGCCTACCTGGTCATTTAACTGAAATGCAAAGTACAAGTAAATGACATAACTGGGC includes the following:
- the LOC136168759 gene encoding olfactory receptor 8B8-like isoform X2 encodes the protein MGPQSNSSVTEFILAGLTGQPELQIPLFFLFLGFYVVTVVGNLGLITLIGLNSHLHTPMYFFLYNLSFIDFCYSTVITPKMLMSFVSKKNIISYAGCMTQLFFFLFFVISESFILSAMAYDRYVAICNPLVYMATMSPQICLLLLLGVYVMGFVGAMAHTACMVRLTFCASNLVDHYMCDILPLLELSCTSTHVNELVVFIVVGTDIGVPTVTIFISYALILSSILHIHSTEGRSKAFSTCSSHIIAVSLFFGSGAFMYLKPSSLLPMNQGKVSSLFYTIVVPMLNPLIYSLRNKDVKSALKKTLSKVLFS
- the LOC136168759 gene encoding olfactory receptor 8B8-like isoform X1, which encodes MPEMRSVAENSSVTEFILAGLTGQPELQIPLFFLFLGFYVVTVVGNLGLITLIGLNSHLHTPMYFFLYNLSFIDFCYSTVITPKMLMSFVSKKNIISYAGCMTQLFFFLFFVISESFILSAMAYDRYVAICNPLVYMATMSPQICLLLLLGVYVMGFVGAMAHTACMVRLTFCASNLVDHYMCDILPLLELSCTSTHVNELVVFIVVGTDIGVPTVTIFISYALILSSILHIHSTEGRSKAFSTCSSHIIAVSLFFGSGAFMYLKPSSLLPMNQGKVSSLFYTIVVPMLNPLIYSLRNKDVKSALKKTLSKWQEETN